The following is a genomic window from Syntrophorhabdales bacterium.
TCCGCCCTGCCGGAAGAACTTTTCCTCGGGTACCCGCTTGCGGGTGCGGCGACGTAAAGGACGGATTGGGGCACCCGCTGGGCGAGCAAGAACGTTCCGCAGGACAATCTGCACGACCCGGTACCCCTGGGGTGGGCGTATAGATTGAGCGATTGCGAGACTTTAGTGGGTCAACCGCCCGGAGCGGAGCAGCGAAGGAAACAGTGTTCCGGCAGGTTCTAGTTTTCATAAGACTTTTGACAATACCCAGCCTTCCAGCCAGGCTGCCTGGCTACGTCTTTAAGCACACTTTCTTAAAACGAATTTCCATTTCTCAAACGCATCGCAGGTATTGAAGATCAGATTTGGCCGAACTTTAGCACACCCCCCATGTCGAGTCAATCATTGCCCAATCAGTCGTGCGGCTCCTTCGATTCAATACGGAAGACTCTTTTGCCGATGACGAACAGCGCTTGACTTTGCACGGCACGGTTGGTTGGCACGATTAGTTTTCCTTGACAAGCAGCGATAGAAACGGGATAAAACATTCTCACACCGGGGCTGTAACCAGTGAGCCTGCCGTAGACAGTTGTACATTCTCAGGGAATAAGAAGGGAGAATGCATGAACGCAAGGACTGTGCTGCTTATTCTTGTTAGCTTTTGCATCATACTCACAGGATCGCAAGCGTGGGCCAAAGATGACTATCCTAATAAGCCAATCCAGTTTATATGCCCGTATGCTGTTGGAGGGATCACGGATCTTGCCGCTCGCGTCGTTGCAGAGTACATGGGGAAGTACCTGGGACAGCCACTCATCGTCGTGAATAAACCCGGTGCAGCCTCGGCACTGGGTAGCGCCTTTGTAGCTGCCTCAAAGCCGGACGGCTACACCCTTCTTACCAACTGGGTCACCATGGTTACCATTCCGCTCATCACTCCTGATCTCCCATACAAACTGAGCGACTTCACGCCGATCGGGAGGACTGTCACCGCTGATCAAATATTCCTGGTTAACAAAGATCTGCCTGTGAAGACCCTGCCTGAACTGGTG
Proteins encoded in this region:
- a CDS encoding tripartite tricarboxylate transporter substrate binding protein, coding for MNARTVLLILVSFCIILTGSQAWAKDDYPNKPIQFICPYAVGGITDLAARVVAEYMGKYLGQPLIVVNKPGAASALGSAFVAASKPDGYTLLTNWVTMVTIPLITPDLPYKLSDFTPIGRTVTADQIFLVNKDLPVKTLPELVAYAKQHPKTLSYSTVGVGSLPHLVMEMFNAQTQL